The sequence GCTGTGGGGCTGACACCTGGAgctccagctgccccagggcgGGCGCCAGTCACcagggagccctggccctttGTGGGCGCTGCCTGGGGCCGAGGTTCAGCAGAAACACCCGGGGCAGCATGGGCTGGTACTGACAGACCCACAGTGAGCCAGGGCTCAGAACAGGCACAACCTGGGGTTAGCATCGCCCTTTGGGTTTGTGTGAAGGGGCCCAAGAGCGTAGCCCAGCCAATGGCTTGCCCATGGCACCCCTCCTGCTGTGATGTGACCCCAGAGCTCCTCCTGGTGCAGCCTGACCCTTGCCTGACTTCCGGtgcagtccctgcccccctcctggcCTGGCATggcccctgcctccttcccagtgcagcccctgcccctttccctgcgtgacctggcccctgcccccctcccagctggcctggcccctgcccccttcccagtgcagcccctgcccctttccctgcgTGACCTGGCCCCTGTCCCCATCCTGGTGAGGcctggcccctgctcccctcctggcgtggcctggcccctgcccccttccccgtgCAGCCCTGTCatggggtccccgggcgatgctctggaactgctccctacgaagccaggcaggactctggagaagtctcctttctgtgagcagactgtctgcaggacacacagctcacacagcttccaccttcctgggtctgacctcggagcattcagcatcctctgcccctccgtgcacttcccacagcgagtccgcccaggcaggctcctggggaagccagagggtcctgcaccccaactccgcagtcagacgtgactctcagccagccaggaaaatggaggtttattagacgacaggaacatggtctaacacagagcttgtaggtgcaaaGAACAGggcccctcagctgggtccattttggggggcagtgagccagacaaccccgtctgcccttcactccatgtcccagccagccccatactgaaactctctccagcccctcctcctctgggctttgtctctttcccgggccaggaggtcaccggattcctctgttctccaaccctttagctctcaccttgcaggggggaagggcccaggccatcagttgccaggaaacagggtgttggccattctctgtgtccagacccctgcacacgcctgccctctagggctctgcaatgatcatacacccttaccccaccccctagatacttaagaacagcataggggaaactgaggcacccccacactattcagaggaaacattaagaacagtcccactttgtcacaagcccctgcccctttccctgcgtgacctggcccctgcccccctcccggcctggcctggcccctgcccccctcctggtgcagcccctgcccctttccctgcgtgacctggcccctgcccccatcctggTGAGGCACAACCTGACCGTGTCTCCACTGTTATTTGAAAGGTGCCGCTGACCCCAGGTGCAGGGTCCGCCAGAGGGAACAGGCACGAAGAAAagtccccagggctgggagcaggacagcccctggggaacgggggggggggggggggggcagagcgtGTGGGGCCTGCCCACATCGGCCaaggcctggggagagccagGGCCGAGGTCTGGGATGGGCGGAATGAGCCCCAGGCAGGGCTACTGGACCAGCGGCCCGGAGAGGCGCCCCTGAGCAGGAGCAATGGCTGTACTGGGCTGGGAGACCCGGAGGTATCCTGCCCCCTTGGGCAGCCAAACAGgcagctctgcctgctgccccccGAGCTGTATGGGGGGACACTGAATGCCCCCACCAGCTGGGGCAAAGGGGGCATGTAGCCAGCACCCCTGCTCCAACACCGGCTCCTGCTCCCCTCTGACGGGCAGGTTAGagcccaggcgtcctggctcccacgccccgcccctcccggagccggggcgagaacccaggcgtcctggctgccagccacCTCCCGTGAGCAAAGCTCCCCCTTTCCAACAGGGACCCACCCTGGAGAGTCCCGGGCCGGTGGGGCTGGTCGGGGGAatagccccgcccccccggcaccgcccccagccccgcccggcCTCCAGCAGGGATAGTCCCTCCCGGCCAGCGCCCCCCATGCCGGCGGAGCCGGGTGAGAGCGGGGCTGGGCGGTCCTGGGGGGCTGGGGTCGGGGCCGGGGCGGGCTCAGGGGTCCTGCCgggctgggggagccggggctgggctgggggacctGCGGCCgggcgggggggagccggggctgggctCGGGAGTCCGGCCGGGCTGGGGGGACCTGCCGGGCtcggggagccggggctggggttggggggacctgcggggccgggctgggggcccctgcccagctgagcctgggtGAGGAGAAGCGGTAAAGTTCTGGGACCTTCCCCGCAGAGCTGCGCTGTGTCCCGGGGCGCCCCTGGGCCCTGGTCGGGGGGAGCCCTGGGGTCTCTGTGGCCTTTCTCCATCGGAGGCAGGTGCCTGGCCCAGCTGGGGTGTCTCCTTGGGGCTCCCCCAGGCTCTGAGCTGGGCTCCCTTCCCCTGCAGAGTCCAGGGCCGCTGGGCGCCCCAGGTGCGGCTGGGGGGATCCCCCAATGGTGCATTAACCCCTTTTCTCCcggcagtggctggtgctggcagCAAGGGGTGACCTGGCTCAGCGCCTCCCCATGGGCCAATCCCAGCAGCTCCCCTTGGGAGCCACGGTGACCCTAAGGAGCCCCTCCTCAAAGGACTCTGCCTTGTTCCCCCTGCCCGGGGCCCCTGCCCCGCCagtgcccccgcccccgcccttaGGGGATGCACTGGTGCCCACCCCGCGCCGTAGCAAGCTGCGCAGCGTCCACTGGACAGCGATCCCGGCGGAGCGGGTGCGCGGGCACCGCAGCGTGTGGACGGCCAGCAGCCGGCATGACCGCGCCCCCCTGGACGTGGAGCACCTGGAGAAGCTCTTTGGGGAGCAGCCGGGCTGGGGCCCCCGGGGACCCTCACTGCTGGGCCGGCCCCAGGGCCAGGTGAGGCTGGGTCAGCGGCTGGCACCGGGGGACATGTGGGTCCCTCCCAGCAGGACGTCTCCCCTGGGGCTCCCTCCTGCATCCTCAGCCCAGGACAAGCCCTTGATGGGCTGGCCCCTGCTTTTGTCCTGCGGGCcccttgggtggtggcagtgggCCCCCTAAGTGGGGGATGAGCAAGGGGCAGTTGCATGCTGCACTCTGCCTGGGGCTGACTCCCACCTCTCCCGCAGGCTCAAGCCACTGGAGGGGTTGGGATGGGCTCAGTAGGACCAGAGACTGCCCCCGACCCCAAGGCACTCAGCCTGCTGTGCCAGGCTgaactgcccccagccccgggggctGCATGTCCCTGTGTGCCTGCAGgtctctgccctccttccctgccccttctcttctccccatgcTCAAcccatcccttccccctcccccgccccttccccccacccgtCTCCCCAGGTCTCTCTCCTGGACTCAAAGAAGATCCTGAATCTGGAGATATTTTTGAAGCAGTTTAAGAGGTAAGaacgggtgggggtgggggtgagctgCCTAGCACCACAGTGACCCGTTTCAGGACAGCGGAGGGGCGCAGGGTCAGGGTTGGGGAGCAGCTGGCAGCGGGAGGTGTGATGAAGCGGGAATGTTtgtaatgtttcctctgaatagtgtgggggtgcctcagtttcccctaggcagttatTAAGTATCTAgttggtgggataagggtgtatgatcatcgcagagccctagagggcaggggtgtgcaggggtctggacagagagaatggccaacaccctgtttcctggcaactgatggccggggcccttccccccctgcaaggtgagagctaaagggttggagaacaaaggaatccggtgacctcctggcccgggaaagggacagagcccagaggaggaggggctggagggagtttcagtttggggctggctggggacatggagtgaagtgcagacgtggttgtctggctcactgccccccaaaatggacccagctgaggggtcctggtctctgcatctgcaagctctggtttagaccatgtccctgtcgtttaataaacctctgttttcctggctggctgagagtcacgtctgactgcgaagttggggtgcaggaccctctggcttccccaggaccctgcctgagcggactggctgtgggaagcgcacggaggggcagaggagcctgaatgctccgaggtcagacccaggaagggggaagccgggtgagctgagtgtcctgcagacaggctgctcacagagaggaggcttccccagagtcctgactggcttcatagcgagcagttccagagcatcgcccggggactctgtgacaggaGGGGAGCCCCAAGCTGCACCATAGACCCCCTCATGTcgggggcagggatggagggagggtgcGGCTGGTCTcggagggtggggatgggaggcTCTTGAGGGGGCAGGGATTGAGGTGTGGGGGTCTGGGGCTGCTTGGGGGCTGGTCTCTGGGCTGAGCTGACATCTCTTTCGCCCCCAGGCCTGTGCAGCAGATCGTGGCTGATCTCCAGGCCGGCGCCGGTGCCCTGTACGGGGCTGAGAAGCTGCTGGAGCTGTGCAAGATGCTGCCCGACGCAGAAGAggtgagggggcaggagggagcagccagcccagcccctgcggGGGCTCCCCGGGCTAACCCGCTCCCCGGCTCTGTCCCAGCAGGTCAGAAAACTGAGGGCGTTCCAGGGCCCCTGGAGCCAGCTCTCGGACGCCGAGACCTTCTCGCTGTTGCTTGTGGGGGTTCCCAGGTGAGAGCTCTGGGCACCCATCAGGgagtgctgtggggggcagggtggtggcTGTGGGGGGATCCTaggatggggtgctggggggcactgtgggggcGGGGCGCTGACTGTGGGGGTTTCCCAGTGGGAGGGGgcgctctggggggcaggagtgctgtgggggtggggcgctGGCTGTGGAGGGGTCTCCCCCAGCATGGGGTGCTGTGGCGGGGGGGCTGAGCACTGACAGGGATTctgtggggcagtggggctgcaccATAGACCCCCTCATGTGGGGGGCAAGGTTGGAGTGATGGCTCTACCTCCACATAGCTTACGTAGGCTGCAGGCTGATcccttgtcacggagtccctgggcgatgctctggaactgctccctatgaagccaggcaggactctgggagagtctcttctctgggagcagcctgtctgcagggcaagaagctcacacggcttccaccttcctgggtctgacctcggagcgttcagcatcctctgcccctccgtgcgcttcccacagcgagtccacccaggcggggtcctgggagggccagagggtcctgccccccaacttcacagtcagacgtgactctcagccagccagtaaaacagagggtttattagacgacaggaacatggtctaacacaaagcttgtaggtgcagagaacaggacccctcggTCGGGTCCATCTTgcagggtggggagcccaggccccgcctccttttccccagccagctccaagctgaaactctccagcccctcctctggcctttgtctctttcctgggccaggaggccacctgatccctttgttctccaaccccttcagtTGGCACCAGACCATtggtggccaggaaacagggtgtcagccattctctgtgcagacaccatcacactggccccctagggctctgcaacaatcgcACCCCCTGATCCCACCACCTTGATACTAGGAAATGcctaggagaaactgaggcacccacacagtaatcagagaaaacattttagaacatcccacttcatcacacccctccatccagggCATGCCATTCCCAGCTCCCCTGGGTCCCTGGCCCCAGAGCTTTCTGGGTAAAGGTGGGCACGACCCTCAGCCAGCCTGGGCACCTGGGACAGCTCTGTGTTCCTGGGGCCTGGTTCGGCCACGTGGCAGGCTCTGCGTTCCTGGGGCCTAGCTCGGCTGCACGGCCGCGGACGGGGTGGGCTCTGCGTTCCTGGGGCCTGGCTCGGCCCCCTAGCCAGGCAGGTCCAGGGGTGTGTCTGGCCTGGCACAGTCCCTCTTGTGGGCAAGGCTTTGCTGGAGCAGGGCGCTTTGGGGCAGATGCTGCGTGGCTGGGACCAGGCCCTGGTTTGAAGTGGGGGTCGCTGCACGTGGACAAGGGTCTCGGGGAGCCCCAGTTGCTGGGATCCCAGAGCTCAGCCTGGGCCTCGCTGCCCGAGCATCTCCGCAGCCTGGCCTCCCCgctctcctctctctgcttccccccaGCTACGACCGGCGCCTGGAGCTGCTCGTCCTGAAGGAGGAGTTTTTCCCCCAGCTCAACTCGCTCGAGTGCTCCATCCGGATCCTGACCGAGGCAGCTCAAGGTGCGTGTGGGGCTGGCCGGGGCACtgtttttggagggtgggggaggggctgggcccctGGAGCAGAGCCCCCCTGCTCACCTCCCCCGTCCCCTCTCCGCAGAGCTGCTGGGGTGCGAGGAGCTGCACGTCGTCCTCCGCCTTGTCCTGAGAGCCGGCAACTATATGAACACGGTGAGCGCCAGCTCTGGGGCCGTGGCGAGGGGCCTTGGCTTGGTCTGAGGGGCCAAGGGGGGGTATCGCGGATCCACTGGTGTCCTCACCGGGCTCCGGGACAGCCCCTAGCAGGCCCCCTACAGGGCATCATCCCCCTCCGGGTCACACTCGCCGTGGTCAGCCCCTCGGCTCCCCCCCTCCTGGGACCAACTCccggagcccccagcccccacctcaccCAGGGAGCTCCCTTGGCGAGTCCCCCTGGGTGGGACCCTGGCCGGAGACTTGTGCCCCAAGGGAGCCAGGCACCCCCCTGCCTGACtctgcagtgactcagccagcGGGTAACAGCAGGGGGGTGCCTGGGGGTCTGGACCCAGCGCAGAGAGTTAGAGCCTGGGCCAGCCGGGTCGGatcagagcccagagccccccggcCCCTCTGTAATCCCCATCCAGGAGCGTCTCCTGCTTCTGGCAACCCCCCACTTCCCAACCCCTCTCTCCGGCTGGTCGCAGGGGCTGGCTCCCTGCCGAGCGGGGCCCATCCCTGGACGTTAGTTGCTAGGTGCCAAATGTCCGGGCAGTTGGAGGGGCCGTTGTCTTGTGGGGCTCCCCAGGGGCCCAGGCCCCAGGCAGGACAGGCGCTGTCAGACCTGGGTCTCTGCAAAGAGCAAACgccccaccccctacccagcTAACCATGCAGCACATGGGGAAAGCGAGGCACACAGTGTATTCGTTCAAAACTTGGTCACGGGGTGCATCCTGGCCAGTGTCTCCTGACACCCCCCCACAGCTGATCCCTCTCTcacagccactccagccccactccccacgCATCTCTGGCGCCTCCCTAGTACAAGTGAagatgggagaggggaaggaagtaGGGACTAGCGATtagatcgggggtggggggagccaggatgcctgggttctctccccggctctgggaggggagtggggtcttgcggttaaagcaggggtgggcaaggagccaggatgcctgggttctctcccagctctgggaggagagtggggactagtggttagagggAGGGAGGCTGCTGGAGGTACCTGTTTCCATGGCATGCACTTTCCTCATCAGGGTGGCTACGCTGGCCATGCCGCAGGCTTCCGGATGGCATCTCTGCTCAGGCTGGCAGACACCAAGGCCAACAAGCCAGGCATGGACCTGCTGCACTTCGTGGCCATGGTGAGTGGGGAAGGGGGCTCACCCCCAGAGTCAGGGCTGTGAGGAGGGGAAcaggggctcaggagggaggcTGTGTTGGGGGGATGATATGTGCATGTGGAGAGTGCAGCTGGTGGTGGGACTTGAGGCTGTCACGGATCCACAGGATCGGGGCTATGCCCCAGTTTTGGAGCAGTCTCTGGGGGGGACCCCatcagtgtgccagaccccctGGGGGGCTCACGGTTCCTCCAGGCTGAGCCTTGTGCCCCCATTGCCTACTGAGACTGGACCTCCGGGCCTGCCGCCCCCTGTGAGCTCTGCCCAGTGAGTCCCAGAGACAGGCCTTGGGGGAGCCGTGCCCCTCGCCCAGCATTGGCAGTCACGCTCCCACGGTGCTGGCACAGCCAGGTTACCAGTCACCTGGAGCCCTTAGGGAACCGCGGCACTGATGGTTGGTGAGCCAGTGCCCAGCCAGGCTGCAGTGAACACCATTGTTCgagctctgtgtgtctgtctgaccCCCTTCACAGACTGCCAGGTGAGCCCAGACTGCTTCCCGCACTCACCCCAGCCCTTTcttctcctgctccctgcagagcggTGGGGACGTCTAGGTCATGGTAccactcctggggaaattctgcaccaaaaataaaCAATCCTGCATGTTTCATTTGTCAAAATACCACAGTATCATTGCGCCACTTTCAatgattttggtaatttatttcaaaagacCTGCCAGCAGGTGTGTTTGTGACAATACAGCCAATGGAAacgattcaggaaatgtttttgacaaatagattccgtACTAGGCATGTTAATACAGAATGCTGAGTAAGAATTCAATTAAACTACGATACAGAACCGGATTTCTTGCCCCCCTCGGAAGCAGCCCAAAGGCTCGGGGGAGTTGGGGTAGCGGAGGAGccgagggagagggaagtaattgctggtaAGGAGTCTGGGTGTGTACCTGGAGGGTTGATGGGTGTCaatgggagaagtatggaacagacTTTTTGGGCgggaggaattgttagggagttaaggagcctcccccatgcagacactGCCCGACCCCTAGCTTCTCCCagtcagtcaggcacatctgcccctttCTACGtggatccctgcaccccctccccccagcccctggctctgtgTCCCCACCCATCtgtccccccactagcccttctgaaccccagtctgtgtgaTCCCCCCATATCCCGTGTCTCCTCACCGCACGGGCAGGGCACTGGGAGGAACgcagcctctgccccctccccagcccatgaGCCCGCTGCCCTCTGGTACGTAAAAACGTAAGACTGGCCATAAGGGGTCAGACCGggggtgaaagtgggccggtacgGTGTACGGGTAAGAACCCGCTGTGATGGTGCtgcccgtgggagccagctgaggtcactcaatcagggtgaactgcaaataGACCGGGGCAGAGAAACCCCaaacgctggtggatattccactactgagatttacccagccagcccaaaccagCTTCTGTATcacctccctggttactcagacgtccaaataatgcagttcccttaaagtgcccagcctctggcctccatccagacacacctgTCAAACATAggatgataaattctgaaaattttatttcatcatagaaaagaaaaggttctcctgaccccaaaggaccaagccccagacccaggtcaaatgataactcagatcttaccccaaatacacgcttatagccaattcttattaactaaactaaaatttattaaaaaagaaaagtgttggttaaaagatcaatatacagacagacttgaattcaattcttgaggtcCAGATACAGAGTGGAGATGAGTTTGTAGTGGCCAAAAgcccttttagaaatagtccagagGTTATAGTCCAACGTCcatgttcagggtgactccagtcagtgactggggatctccatccttatggcttaaggtttccccctcttgaagCGCAAAGCAGATCTGGGATGAAGAAGGATCCTgtcccagggtttttatacatttccagcagccttttggcctgagaaaacaataggcttaactttccttctcccaaacatcctGGCAATTAGCGCGGGATAATTTATCCATTGAACAGTTCAGATACAGATTACCATAACCTTTAAAGAGACATGTAGACAATAACACTATTccactcaagtgtcttcctaaatgttaatattccttttttggtCTTTAAATCCAAGCTATAGCCGTAGACGAGACTTGTTTGCTGACAtgacaagacctgagcaaacatctccccttctctctctaacAATGCcggctgcatttcaaagctctccATTTCCATCTCTCCCTAACCAGTCTTTAAAGTCCGGCCCTGGCTCAGGTCAGTCTGTGCGTTCATTAACTCTTCCTGGCCCGGTCACCTctcaatgagatattatattacactcataatgTCACACCCACACCAGCCGTACGCAAGTGCTGTCgtggcaaaggaccctgcagcactttaatgtccctgccccttttgcccccccttGGCCACCGATGGGcagggggcaaagggagcagctcccctaggccctttaaattgccactggAGCCCCGGGCGCCGCCCAGGcagcctggaagggctggctgggggatgctgaccccgcCAGCTCTGCCCtttctgcccgaggccccaccccttccgggggctggagccagccccGCACCAGTAAGTGTCTGGAGTTACttttgtgacgaagtgggactgttcttaatgtctcctctgaatactgtgggggtgcctcagtttcccctaggcatttcttaagtctctagggggtgggataagagggtgtgattgttgcagagcaaagggccagggtacataaatggccgacactctgtctcctggccactgatggcctgggcccttcccccctgcaaggtgagagctaaagcgttggagaacaaaggaatccggtgacctcctggccttgGAAAGGGACAAAGCTGGAGGCGGAGGCAGTTTGAGGGTgactggggacgaggagtgaagtgcagacggggttgtctggctcactgccccacaaaatggacccagctgaggggtcctgttctctgcacctacaagctctgtattagatcatgttcctgtcatctaataaaccctctgttttactggctggctgagagtcacgtctgactgcggagttggggggcaggaccctctgccccccccacccccccaggaccccgcctgggtggacttgctgtgggaagcgcagggaggggcagaggaggctgaatgctctgaggtcagacccaggaaggtggaagccgggggagctgtgtgtccttcagacaggctgctcacagaaaggagacttccccagagtcctgactggcttcgtagggagcagttccagagcatcgcccggagACCCCGTGACAACTTTCACCCCGGGGTCAGcccgatggtccatctagcccagtgtcctgtctgccgacagtggccagggccaggtgccccagagggagtgagcaGAACAGGGGATCTCGCAGTGACCccgtcccctgtcgcccattgccagctctggcaaacagaggccagggcccccagccctgctgtcctggtgccacagcagcccctggtgggcgaAAGGTGTAATTGCCGTGTGACCTTGGTGCGGGGGGGTCTGAAGAGCACATGAATTCTGAatgtgtgcagtggtgcagaatttccccaggtgTATGATATGGAGACTGAGGCCCAGACAGATAGACAACACCCACACCTACGTCTTGTCGCCCGACCTGAGGGCAGAcagtccttccctgcccccactgggtaacaatgcagcatataggagaaactgaggcacacataggcttCACAGGAATGTTACAAAATATTCCGAGTGTTGGAGGATGGCATGGGGGTGTATGTTATGGGATGGGGGCTTAGCTGGGGGGGACCTGTGCTATgtggggtggtgggagggtgctgtgggggggcaggggagtgttGTGGAGAGTGCTGTGTAGTGGTGTGCTGTGGGAGAAGGTACTGGAAGGGCactgggtgctgtgggggggtggagtgagtaGTGGGAGAAGCGCTGTGATCCAGGAACTGTGGGGTGGTGCTTTAGGGTGGGGGGGTCGCTAGGTGCTGTGGGGAtacagtgggggtctgtgctatGGGGGATGGGTTGGGGGGGCTGATATatgtgagggggcggggctgtggcaggctgtgggggggtgaaggggggtgctgtgggggacgGGTAGCGTACTGAgagtggctgtggggtggggggctgagataTGTGAGGGAGCGAGGCTGTGGGTGGGGTACTGGGGGTGGATGTGCTGTGGGGGGCTGAGGTGTTTGAGGTGCTGAGggggctgtgctgtggggggcaggggtcactCTGTCTCTTGTCCCAGGAGGCTGAGCGGAAGGACAAGAGCCTGCTGGATTTCCCGAGCAAACTGGAGCACGTGGGGCCGGCATCACGGTGAGCTCCCCCTTCCAGCCCCCAGAGCTGTAACCTGTGGGCCCCTCTGCCCTTGGTGCCTGGGGCTGACTCTGCCCCGGGCCAGGGTCTCTGCTCTccccagtgtggggctggggggggtggaggggcagcatggagctgACGGGTTCCCTCCCCCGTCCATGTGCGCAGGATCCAGGAGCAGGAGGTGGCGTcggagctgcagggcctgggtCAGCGCTTGGCGGGGGCCCGCGGCAGCCTGCTGGAGCTGGGCGCGGAGCAGCTGGAGCCCTTCCTGCGGCTGGCGCAGGCGGAGCTGGGCGCAGTGCAGGCTGCGCTGGAGCTGCTGTGCCAGGCCACGGCTGCGCTGTGCGACTTCTTCTGCGAGGACCAGGCGCTGTTCTGCCTGCAGGAGGTGTGTGCCGTGCTGCACGCCTTCGGGGGGCGCTTCCAGACTGCCGTGCAGGTACCCTGAAcccccctgtgctcccctgtgccccccaaacccccgTACCCCTCGAGTGCCGCACGCCTTCGGGGGGCGCTTCCAGACTGCCGTGCAGGTACCCTGAAcccccctgtgctcccctgtgccccccaagcCCCCGTACCCCTCGAGTGCTGCACGCCTTCGGGGGGCGCTTCCAGACTGCCGTGCAGGTACCCTGAACCCCCCTGTGCTCCCCAAACCCCCGTACCCCTCGAGTGCCGCACGCCTTCGGGGGGCGCTTCCAGACTGCCGTGCAGGTACCCTGAAcccccctgtgctcccctgtgccccccaaacccccataCCCCTCGAGTGCCGCACGCCTTCGGGGGGCGCTTCCAGACTGCCGTGCAGGTACCCTGAAcccccctgtgctcccctgtgccccccaagcCTCCGTACCCCTCGAGTGCTGCACGCCTTCGG is a genomic window of Natator depressus isolate rNatDep1 chromosome 1, rNatDep2.hap1, whole genome shotgun sequence containing:
- the LOC141993717 gene encoding FH2 domain-containing protein 1-like; amino-acid sequence: MLPDAEEVRKLRAFQGPWSQLSDAETFSLLLVGVPSYDRRLELLVLKEEFFPQLNSLECSIRILTEAAQELLGCEELHVVLRLVLRAGNYMNTGGYAGHAAGFRMASLLRLADTKANKPGMDLLHFVAMEAERKDKSLLDFPSKLEHVGPASRIQEQEVASELQGLGQRLAGARGSLLELGAEQLEPFLRLAQAELGAVQAALELLCQATAALCDFFCEDQALFCLQEVCAVLHAFGGRFQTAVQENHAREQAEQRRQQLERQRQEKRRSIATCSAREPELRDVELDVLFTRTPQPCRRSCTPRGPRPSTGPCASLVSGAGACPDQAAMAGPLARGAGQAGQRRLSRRHTLATLPAPPEPQESLGPAPAPPSHTSPPGPPAAPMGRKGGLLSWLPEHLPSSGASPKGCSPDTTPSRRFPSLSHKKGPPKGAEEQAGPISPRASPKGVSTLVGFFRRLSLAEKPLGSSQS